A region from the Arachis ipaensis cultivar K30076 chromosome B01, Araip1.1, whole genome shotgun sequence genome encodes:
- the LOC107614029 gene encoding glutamic acid-rich protein-like has product MGCGKSKPADVASGNTTTVQRKKNPSVPTADVKETIKDHKISNNTVEKNQAEKNDVKEEKEKNNGATPAADESKNKNEDSKKVQQEEKLENKSKEGDAAAAVEEEKTKEAVIQVIADEKKKEEDDSLKKENNVEEDNNNKVDFVPAPVTADEKNDAEKKEQQEESVVVKEEVLTSKETEKQEEAPSSKETEKSEESPAKEDGESKDTTTVVSTSEEGQDQKN; this is encoded by the exons ATGGGTTGTGGGAAATCAAAACCCGCAGATGTTGCTTCTGGAAACACAACTACCGTCCAGCGCAAGAAGAATCCAAGCGTACCCACGGCAGATGTGAAAGAAACCATTAAGGACCACAAAATCAGCAACAACACTGTTGAAAAGAATCAAGCAGAGAAGAATGATGtcaaggaggagaaggagaaaaatAATGGAGCTACTCCTGCTGCTGATGAGTCCAAAAACAAGAATGAAGATAGTAAAAaggtgcaacaagaggagaaatTGGAGAACAAGAGCAAGGAAGGTGATGCTGCTGCTGCTGTAGAGGAAGAGAAAACAAAGGAAGCTGTTATTCAAGTTATTGCtgatgagaagaagaaggaggaggatgaTTCGTTGAAGAAAGAGAATAATGTTGAAgaggataataataataaggtgGATTTTGTTCCTGCTCCTGTTACTGCAGATGAAAAGAATGATgcagaaaagaaagaacaacAAG AAGAGAGTGTTGTAGTCAAGGAAGAAGTATTAACAAGCAAAGAAACAGAGAAACAGGAAGAGGCTCCAAGCAGCAAAGAAACAGAGAAAAGCGAAGAGTCTCCGGCAAAAGAAGATGGAGAAAGCAAAGACACAACAACGGTAGTTTCAACCTCTGAAGAAGGCCAAGACCAAAAGAATTGA
- the LOC107638307 gene encoding ISWI chromatin-remodeling complex ATPase CHR11 isoform X1 — MGRPSKSQPSSDDEAPSNASDSDSDSGSEEQLPNDQINEQEDDEELEEVARSASSGDDDTAPDEPAGDADDDEQEENNADTEVSKREKARLKEMQKLKKQKIQEILDEQNAAIDADMNNKGKGRLKYLLQQTEIFAHFAKGAQSSSQKKSKGRGRHASKVTEEEEDEEYLKEEEDGLASTRLVTQPSCIQGKMRDYQLAGLNWLIRLYENGINGILADEMGLGKTLQTISLLGYLYEFRGIKGPHMVVAPKSTLGNWMNEIRRFCPVLRAVKFLGNPDERRHIREELLVAGKFDVCVTSFEMVIKEKSALRRFSWRYIIIDEAHRIKNENSLLSKTMRLYNTNYRLLITGTPLQNNLHELWALLNFLLPEIFSSAETFDEWFQISGEMNLLCLLSVVLIKVLRPFLLRRLKSDVEKGLPPKKETILKVGMSQMQKQYYRALLQKDLEVVNAGGERKRLLNIAMQLRKCCNHPYLFQGAEPGPPYTTGDHLVTNAGKMVLLDKLLPKLKERDSRVLIFSQMTRLLDILEDYLMFRGYQYCRIDGNTGGEDRDASIEAFNKPGSEKFVFLLSTRAGGLGINLATADVVILYDSDWNPQVDLQAQDRAHRIGQKKEVQVFRFCTEYTIEEKVIERAYKKLALDALVIQQGRLAEQKTVNKDELLQMVRFGAEMVFSSKDSTITDEDIDRIIAKGEEATAELDAKMKKFTEDAIKFKMDDNAELYDFDDDKDENKFDFKKIVSENWIEPPRRERKRNYSESEYFKQTLRQGGPTKPKEPRIPRMPQLHDFQFFNTQRLSELYEKEVRYLMQTHQKNQVKDSIEVDEPEEVGDPLTAEELEEKEQLLEEGFSSWSRRDFNTFVRACEKYGRNDIKGIASEMEGKTEEEVERYAVVFKERYKELNDYDRIIKNIERGEARISRKDEIMKAIGKKLDRYKNPWLELKIQYGQNKGKLYNEECDRFMICMIHKLGYGNWDELKAAFRMSPLFRFDWFVKSRTTQELTRRCDTLIRLVEKENQEYDERERQARKEKKLAKSSTPSKRTMPRQTESPSSKKRKQLTMDNFVSSGKKKK, encoded by the exons ATGGGGAGGCCCTCCAAATCTCAGCCTTCTTCAGACGACGAAGCGCCGTCGAATGCCTCTGACTCCGATTCCGATTCCGGTTCGGAGGAGCAACTTCCCAACGATCAGATCAACGAACAAGAAGATGACGAGGAGCTCGAAGAGGTGGCTCGCTCCGCTAGCTCTGGCGATGACGATACTGCGCCGGATGAACCTGCCGGAGACGCCGACGACGATGAACAG GAGGAAAATAATGCTGACACTGAAGTTAGCAAGCGCGAGAAGGCGAGGTTGAAAGAAATGCAGAAATTGAAGAAGCAGAAGATTCAGGAGATTCTGGATGAACAAAATGCAGCTATTGATGCTGATATG AACAATAAAGGAAAGGGCCGATTGAAGTATCTGTTGCAGCAAACTGAGATTTTTGCTCATTTTGCCAAAGGTGCTCAATCTTCTTCTCAGAAGAAGTCAAAGGGAAG GGGACGCCATGCATCGAAAGTgactgaagaagaggaagatgaagagtatcttaaagaagaagaagatggtttgGCAAGCACGCGGCTGGTAACACAACCATCAT GTATCCAAGGGAAGATGAGGGATTATCAACTTGCTGGGTTAAACTGGCTCATACGATTGTATGAGAATGGTATAAATGGAATTCTGGCAGATGAAATG GGACTTGGGAAAACATTACAAACTATATCTTTGCTAGGGTATTTATATGAGTTCAGAGGTATAAAGGGTCCTCATATGGTTGTGGCCCCAAAGTCTACTCTTGGAAATTGGATGAATGAGATTCGGCGCTTTTGTCCTGTTTTACGAGCAGTAAAGTTCCTTGGCAACCCGGATGAAAGG AGGCATATAAGAGAGGAGTTATTGGTTGCCGGGAAGTTTGATGTATGTGTTACAAGTTTTGAAATGGTTATCAAGGAGAAGTCTGCATTGCGTCGATTTAGTTGGCGCTACATAATTATTGATGAGGCCCACAGAATCAAGAATGAGAACTCCCTCCTTTCCAAGACGATGAGGCTCTATAATACAAACTACCGACTCCTTATAACTGGCACACCACTCCAA AACAATCTTCATGAACTCTGGGCTCTTCTCAATTTTCTTCTGCCTGAAATTTTTAGCTCTGCTGAAACTTTTGATGAATGGTTCCAAATATCAGGTGAAATGAACCTCCTTTGTTTGTTGAGTGTTGTTTTAATCA AGGTCCTTCGCCCATTTCTCCTTCGGAGGTTGAAGTCAGATGTCGAGAAAGGGTTGCCACCGAAAAAGGAAACTATACTCAAAGTAGGCATGTCACAAATGCAGAAGCAGTACTATAGGGCATTACTACAGAAAGATCTAGAGGTTGTCAATGCTGGTGGAGAACGAAAGCGACTCCTCAACATAGCAATGCAACTGCGTAAATGCTGTAATCACCCATATCTCTTCCAAGGTGCTGAACCCGGTCCTCCCTATACTACAGGAGACCATCTCGTCACAAATGCTG GTAAAATGGTTCTATTGGATAAGTTACTTCCTAAATTAAAAGAGCGTGACTCCCGGGTCCTGATATTTTCACAG ATGACTAGGCTGCTGGACATACTTGAAGATTATTTGATGTTTCGGGGATATCAATATTGTCGTATAGATGGAAACACCGGTGGAGAAGATCGTGATGCTTCCATTGAAGCTTTCAACAAACCAGGAAGTGAGAAATTTGTCTTCTTGTTATCTACTCGGGCTGGAGGTCTCGGCATCAATCTTGCTACTGCTGATGTTGTAATTCTTTATGATAGTGACTG GAACCCACAAGTTGACCTGCAAGCTCAGGATCGTGCTCATAGGATTGGACAGAAGAAAGAAGTACAAGTTTTCCGATTTTGCACGGAG TATACAATTGAAGAGAAAGTAATTGAAAGGGCTTACAAAAAGCTTGCACTTGATGCTCTAGTGATTCAGCAAGGCCGATTAGCTGAGCAGAAGA CTGTAAATAAAGATGAGTTGCTTCAAATGGTTAGATTTGGTGCTGAAATGGTTTTTAGTTCCAAGGACAGTACAATTACAGATGAGGATATTGACAGAATTATTGCCAAAGGAGAGGAAGCTACAGCTGAGCTTGATGCTAAGATGAAGAAATTTACTGAAGATGCCATCAAATTTAAGATGGATGACA ATGCTGAGCTTTATGATTTTGATGATGACAAG GATGAGAacaaatttgatttcaaaaagaTTGTGAGTGAAAACTGGATTGAGCCACCGAGAAGAGAGCGGAAGCGCAA TTACTCGGAGTCTGAATACTTCAAGCAAACATTGCGCCAAGGAGGTCCTACTAAACCGAAGGAGCCCCGTATTCCCAGGATGCCTCAACT GCATGATTTCCAGTTTTTCAACACACAAAGGTTGAGTGAGCTGTATGAAAAGGAAGTACGCTATCTCATG CAAACGCATCAGAAGAATCAAGTAAAAGACTCCATAGAGGTGGATGAACCAGAAG AGGTGGGAGATCCACTGACTGCTGAAGAGTTGGAAGAAAAGGAGCAGCTGCTAGAGGAG GGTTTCTCATCATGGAGCAGGAGGGATTTTAATACTTTCGTTAGGGCCTGTGAAAAATATGGCCGAAATGATATTAAAGGTATTGCTTCTGAGATGGAAGGAAAAACAGAAGAGGAAGTTGAGAGATATGCGGTGGTCTTCAAAGAAAGATACAAGGAATTAAACG ATTATGATAGAATTATTAAAAACATCGAAAGAGGGGAAGCTAGAATATCCCGGAAAGATGAGATTATGAAAGCTATTGGGAAGAAGTTGGACCGCTACAAGAATCCATGGTTAGAACTAAAGATACAATATGGGCAAAACAAAGGGAAGTTATACAATGAAGAATGTGATCGATTCATG ATATGCATGATTCACAAACTTGGCTATGGGAATTGGGATGAACTGAAGGCAGCATTTCGAATGTCACCTTTGTTTCGTTTTGATTGGTTTGTTAAGTCTCGCACAACGCAAGAACTAACAAGGAGGTGTGACACCCTCATTCGCCTTGTTGAGAAGGAAAACCAAGAATATGACGAAAGAGAGAGACAGGCTCGTAAGGAGAAGAAACTTGCAAAG AGTAGTACCCCATCAAAGCGTACCATGCCACGACAGACGGAGTCTCCATCTTCGAAGAAGCGCAAGCAGCTGACCATGGATAACTTTGTAAGCTCG gggaagaagaaaaaataa
- the LOC107638307 gene encoding ISWI chromatin-remodeling complex ATPase CHR17 isoform X2: MGRPSKSQPSSDDEAPSNASDSDSDSGSEEQLPNDQINEQEDDEELEEVARSASSGDDDTAPDEPAGDADDDEQEENNADTEVSKREKARLKEMQKLKKQKIQEILDEQNAAIDADMNNKGKGRLKYLLQQTEIFAHFAKGAQSSSQKKSKGRGRHASKVTEEEEDEEYLKEEEDGLASTRLVTQPSCIQGKMRDYQLAGLNWLIRLYENGINGILADEMGLGKTLQTISLLGYLYEFRGIKGPHMVVAPKSTLGNWMNEIRRFCPVLRAVKFLGNPDERRHIREELLVAGKFDVCVTSFEMVIKEKSALRRFSWRYIIIDEAHRIKNENSLLSKTMRLYNTNYRLLITGTPLQNNLHELWALLNFLLPEIFSSAETFDEWFQISGKMVLLDKLLPKLKERDSRVLIFSQMTRLLDILEDYLMFRGYQYCRIDGNTGGEDRDASIEAFNKPGSEKFVFLLSTRAGGLGINLATADVVILYDSDWNPQVDLQAQDRAHRIGQKKEVQVFRFCTEYTIEEKVIERAYKKLALDALVIQQGRLAEQKTVNKDELLQMVRFGAEMVFSSKDSTITDEDIDRIIAKGEEATAELDAKMKKFTEDAIKFKMDDNAELYDFDDDKDENKFDFKKIVSENWIEPPRRERKRNYSESEYFKQTLRQGGPTKPKEPRIPRMPQLHDFQFFNTQRLSELYEKEVRYLMQTHQKNQVKDSIEVDEPEEVGDPLTAEELEEKEQLLEEGFSSWSRRDFNTFVRACEKYGRNDIKGIASEMEGKTEEEVERYAVVFKERYKELNDYDRIIKNIERGEARISRKDEIMKAIGKKLDRYKNPWLELKIQYGQNKGKLYNEECDRFMICMIHKLGYGNWDELKAAFRMSPLFRFDWFVKSRTTQELTRRCDTLIRLVEKENQEYDERERQARKEKKLAKSSTPSKRTMPRQTESPSSKKRKQLTMDNFVSSGKKKK, encoded by the exons ATGGGGAGGCCCTCCAAATCTCAGCCTTCTTCAGACGACGAAGCGCCGTCGAATGCCTCTGACTCCGATTCCGATTCCGGTTCGGAGGAGCAACTTCCCAACGATCAGATCAACGAACAAGAAGATGACGAGGAGCTCGAAGAGGTGGCTCGCTCCGCTAGCTCTGGCGATGACGATACTGCGCCGGATGAACCTGCCGGAGACGCCGACGACGATGAACAG GAGGAAAATAATGCTGACACTGAAGTTAGCAAGCGCGAGAAGGCGAGGTTGAAAGAAATGCAGAAATTGAAGAAGCAGAAGATTCAGGAGATTCTGGATGAACAAAATGCAGCTATTGATGCTGATATG AACAATAAAGGAAAGGGCCGATTGAAGTATCTGTTGCAGCAAACTGAGATTTTTGCTCATTTTGCCAAAGGTGCTCAATCTTCTTCTCAGAAGAAGTCAAAGGGAAG GGGACGCCATGCATCGAAAGTgactgaagaagaggaagatgaagagtatcttaaagaagaagaagatggtttgGCAAGCACGCGGCTGGTAACACAACCATCAT GTATCCAAGGGAAGATGAGGGATTATCAACTTGCTGGGTTAAACTGGCTCATACGATTGTATGAGAATGGTATAAATGGAATTCTGGCAGATGAAATG GGACTTGGGAAAACATTACAAACTATATCTTTGCTAGGGTATTTATATGAGTTCAGAGGTATAAAGGGTCCTCATATGGTTGTGGCCCCAAAGTCTACTCTTGGAAATTGGATGAATGAGATTCGGCGCTTTTGTCCTGTTTTACGAGCAGTAAAGTTCCTTGGCAACCCGGATGAAAGG AGGCATATAAGAGAGGAGTTATTGGTTGCCGGGAAGTTTGATGTATGTGTTACAAGTTTTGAAATGGTTATCAAGGAGAAGTCTGCATTGCGTCGATTTAGTTGGCGCTACATAATTATTGATGAGGCCCACAGAATCAAGAATGAGAACTCCCTCCTTTCCAAGACGATGAGGCTCTATAATACAAACTACCGACTCCTTATAACTGGCACACCACTCCAA AACAATCTTCATGAACTCTGGGCTCTTCTCAATTTTCTTCTGCCTGAAATTTTTAGCTCTGCTGAAACTTTTGATGAATGGTTCCAAATATCAG GTAAAATGGTTCTATTGGATAAGTTACTTCCTAAATTAAAAGAGCGTGACTCCCGGGTCCTGATATTTTCACAG ATGACTAGGCTGCTGGACATACTTGAAGATTATTTGATGTTTCGGGGATATCAATATTGTCGTATAGATGGAAACACCGGTGGAGAAGATCGTGATGCTTCCATTGAAGCTTTCAACAAACCAGGAAGTGAGAAATTTGTCTTCTTGTTATCTACTCGGGCTGGAGGTCTCGGCATCAATCTTGCTACTGCTGATGTTGTAATTCTTTATGATAGTGACTG GAACCCACAAGTTGACCTGCAAGCTCAGGATCGTGCTCATAGGATTGGACAGAAGAAAGAAGTACAAGTTTTCCGATTTTGCACGGAG TATACAATTGAAGAGAAAGTAATTGAAAGGGCTTACAAAAAGCTTGCACTTGATGCTCTAGTGATTCAGCAAGGCCGATTAGCTGAGCAGAAGA CTGTAAATAAAGATGAGTTGCTTCAAATGGTTAGATTTGGTGCTGAAATGGTTTTTAGTTCCAAGGACAGTACAATTACAGATGAGGATATTGACAGAATTATTGCCAAAGGAGAGGAAGCTACAGCTGAGCTTGATGCTAAGATGAAGAAATTTACTGAAGATGCCATCAAATTTAAGATGGATGACA ATGCTGAGCTTTATGATTTTGATGATGACAAG GATGAGAacaaatttgatttcaaaaagaTTGTGAGTGAAAACTGGATTGAGCCACCGAGAAGAGAGCGGAAGCGCAA TTACTCGGAGTCTGAATACTTCAAGCAAACATTGCGCCAAGGAGGTCCTACTAAACCGAAGGAGCCCCGTATTCCCAGGATGCCTCAACT GCATGATTTCCAGTTTTTCAACACACAAAGGTTGAGTGAGCTGTATGAAAAGGAAGTACGCTATCTCATG CAAACGCATCAGAAGAATCAAGTAAAAGACTCCATAGAGGTGGATGAACCAGAAG AGGTGGGAGATCCACTGACTGCTGAAGAGTTGGAAGAAAAGGAGCAGCTGCTAGAGGAG GGTTTCTCATCATGGAGCAGGAGGGATTTTAATACTTTCGTTAGGGCCTGTGAAAAATATGGCCGAAATGATATTAAAGGTATTGCTTCTGAGATGGAAGGAAAAACAGAAGAGGAAGTTGAGAGATATGCGGTGGTCTTCAAAGAAAGATACAAGGAATTAAACG ATTATGATAGAATTATTAAAAACATCGAAAGAGGGGAAGCTAGAATATCCCGGAAAGATGAGATTATGAAAGCTATTGGGAAGAAGTTGGACCGCTACAAGAATCCATGGTTAGAACTAAAGATACAATATGGGCAAAACAAAGGGAAGTTATACAATGAAGAATGTGATCGATTCATG ATATGCATGATTCACAAACTTGGCTATGGGAATTGGGATGAACTGAAGGCAGCATTTCGAATGTCACCTTTGTTTCGTTTTGATTGGTTTGTTAAGTCTCGCACAACGCAAGAACTAACAAGGAGGTGTGACACCCTCATTCGCCTTGTTGAGAAGGAAAACCAAGAATATGACGAAAGAGAGAGACAGGCTCGTAAGGAGAAGAAACTTGCAAAG AGTAGTACCCCATCAAAGCGTACCATGCCACGACAGACGGAGTCTCCATCTTCGAAGAAGCGCAAGCAGCTGACCATGGATAACTTTGTAAGCTCG gggaagaagaaaaaataa
- the LOC107620005 gene encoding monothiol glutaredoxin-S2, with the protein MDRVTKLVSERPVVIFSRSTCCMCHTIKTLFCDFGVNPAVHELDEIQRGRDIEQALSRLGCNPSVPAVFIGGELVGGTNEVMSLHLNRSLIPMLKKAGALWV; encoded by the coding sequence ATGGATAGAGTGACAAAGTTGGTTTCAGAGAGGCCAGTGGTGATATTTAGTAGGAGTACATGCTGCATGTGCCACACCATAAAGACACTGTTCTGTGATTTTGGTGTGAACCCAGCGGTTCATGAGTTGGATGAGATACAAAGAGGAAGAGACATAGAGCAAGCTCTTTCAAGGCTTGGTTGCAACCCTTCTGTGCCTGCAGTTTTCATTGGTGGTGAGCTTGTTGGTGGAACCAATGAAGTCATGAGCCTTCACCTTAACCGATCCTTGATCCCTATGCTCAAGAAAGCTGGTGCTCTTTGGGTTtga
- the LOC107638321 gene encoding pentatricopeptide repeat-containing protein At4g22760 isoform X2: MVGAPKLITLLKKCSTLKQAKEIHAHILINGLFHLEQLLIHHILLWNVTNYKTMAHYVYLILHRMRNPDSFSWGCMIRFFSQNCQFMEAISLYVQMQRIGLCPTSHALSSALKSCAKTALLDLYSKIGDVGTARKLFDEMSDRNVVSWNSMLSGYLKAGNLGKAQEFFEEIPKKDVISWNSMVSGYAKSGDMDSAYSLFQQMPERNLASWNTMIGGYVDCGSIVSAREFFNAMPMRNNVSWITMIAGYSKSGDVESARKLFDKMNKKDLLLYNAMIACYAQNSRPKEALELFSEMIKPEIYVNPDKMTLASAISACSQLADLEYWCWIELHMSDFGIVLDDHLITALIDLYAKCGSIDRAYELFHGLKQRDLVAYSAMIYGCGINGRSSDAIKLYEQMLEDCIRPNLAIYTGLLTAYNHAGLVEEGYRCFNSMKENGVVPSLDHYGIMVDLLGRAGWLNEAYNLITNMPMQPNASVWGALLLACKVHNNVELGEIAVQHCIKLESDVSGYCSLLSSIYAAVGKWDDAKKFRMSEEGKITKVPGCSWKI, translated from the exons ATGGTGGGAGCTCCCAAATTAATAACCTTATTGAAAAAATGTTCAACTCTGAAACAAGCAAAAGAGATCCATGCTCACATACTGATCAATGGACTTTTCCATCTTGAACAACTCCTCATCCATCACATTCTTCTCTGGAATGTAACCAACTACAAAACTATGGCACACTATGTCTACCTTATTCTTCACCGTATGCGCAACCCTGATTCCTTCTCTTGGGGATGTATGATTCGCTTCTTCTCTCAAAACTGTCAATTCATGGAAGCAATTTCTCTCTATGTTCAAATGCAGAGGATTGGCTTGTGTCCAACTTCACATGCTCTGTCCTCTGCGCTTAAGTCATGTGCTAAG ACAGCCCTTCTTGACTTGTACTCGAAAATCGGTGATGTGGGGACTGCACGCAaactgtttgatgaaatgtctgaCAGAAATGTAGTTTCTTGGAACTCTATGCTGTCTGGGTATCTGAAAGCTGGTAACTTAGGCAAGGCTCAGGAATTTTTTGAAGAGATTCCTAAGAAAGATGTTATATCTTGGAATTCTATGGTCTCAGGATATGCCAAATCCGGAGATATGGATTCGGCCTATTCTTTGTTTCAACAAATGCCAGAGAGAAACTTGGCCTCCTGGAACACAATGATCGGTGGTTATGTTGACTGTGGAAGCATAGTGTCAGCAAGAGAATTTTTCAATGCAATGCCGATGCGAAACAATGTGTCTTGGATAACAATGATTGCTGGTTATTCAAAGAGTGGGGATGTTGAGTCTGCTCGAAAGCTCTTTGATAAGATGAATAAAAAGGATTTGCTTTTGTATAATGCTATGATAGCCTGTTATGCTCAAAACAGTAGACCCAAGGAGGCCCTTGAACTTTTCAGTGAGATGATTAAACCAGAAATCTATGTGAATCCAGATAAGATGACTTTGGCCAGTGCCATATCAGCATGTTCACAATTGGCAGATCTAGAATATTGGTGTTGGATTGAGTTACACATGAGTGACTTTGGAATTGTATTGGATGATCACTTGATTACTGCTTTAATTGACTTGTATGCGAAGTGTGGAAGCATCGACCGGGCATATGAGCTATTTCATGGTCTGAAACAGAGGGACTTGGTTGCATACTCTGCAATGATCTACGGATGTGGAATCAATGGAAGGTCATCTGATGCAATCAAGTTATATGAACAGATGCTTGAGGACTGTATTCGGCCGAATTTAGCGATTTACACTGGACTCCTTACCGCTTATAATCATGCCGGTTTGGTCGAAGAAGGTTACCGGTGCTTTAACTCCATGAAGGAAAATGGAGTTGTGCCTTCACTTGATCATTATGGAATCATGGTTGATCTATTAGGGAGAGCAGGATGGTTGAATGAAGCTTATAATCTTATAACAAACATGCCAATGCAACCAAATGCTAGTGTTTGGGGAGCTCTTCTTCTTGCATGCAAAGTACATAACAATGTGGAGCTTGGGGAAATAGCTGTTCAGCACTGCATTAAGCTGGAAAGTGATGTATCTGGTTATTGTTCTCTCCTTTCTAGCATATATGCTGCTGTTGGAAAATGGGATGATGCCAAGAAGTTTAGAATGAGCGAGGAAGGAAAGATCACTAAGGTACCTGGTTGTAGTTGGAAAATCTAA
- the LOC107638321 gene encoding pentatricopeptide repeat-containing protein At4g22760 isoform X1, with translation MVGAPKLITLLKKCSTLKQAKEIHAHILINGLFHLEQLLIHHILLWNVTNYKTMAHYVYLILHRMRNPDSFSWGCMIRFFSQNCQFMEAISLYVQMQRIGLCPTSHALSSALKSCAKVQDGFHGVSIHGQVHVLGFNACVYVQTALLDLYSKIGDVGTARKLFDEMSDRNVVSWNSMLSGYLKAGNLGKAQEFFEEIPKKDVISWNSMVSGYAKSGDMDSAYSLFQQMPERNLASWNTMIGGYVDCGSIVSAREFFNAMPMRNNVSWITMIAGYSKSGDVESARKLFDKMNKKDLLLYNAMIACYAQNSRPKEALELFSEMIKPEIYVNPDKMTLASAISACSQLADLEYWCWIELHMSDFGIVLDDHLITALIDLYAKCGSIDRAYELFHGLKQRDLVAYSAMIYGCGINGRSSDAIKLYEQMLEDCIRPNLAIYTGLLTAYNHAGLVEEGYRCFNSMKENGVVPSLDHYGIMVDLLGRAGWLNEAYNLITNMPMQPNASVWGALLLACKVHNNVELGEIAVQHCIKLESDVSGYCSLLSSIYAAVGKWDDAKKFRMSEEGKITKVPGCSWKI, from the coding sequence ATGGTGGGAGCTCCCAAATTAATAACCTTATTGAAAAAATGTTCAACTCTGAAACAAGCAAAAGAGATCCATGCTCACATACTGATCAATGGACTTTTCCATCTTGAACAACTCCTCATCCATCACATTCTTCTCTGGAATGTAACCAACTACAAAACTATGGCACACTATGTCTACCTTATTCTTCACCGTATGCGCAACCCTGATTCCTTCTCTTGGGGATGTATGATTCGCTTCTTCTCTCAAAACTGTCAATTCATGGAAGCAATTTCTCTCTATGTTCAAATGCAGAGGATTGGCTTGTGTCCAACTTCACATGCTCTGTCCTCTGCGCTTAAGTCATGTGCTAAGGTTCAGGATGGGTTTCATGGTGTATCTATTCATGGACAGGTTCATGTTCTTGGGTTTAATGCTTGTGTTTATGTGCAGACAGCCCTTCTTGACTTGTACTCGAAAATCGGTGATGTGGGGACTGCACGCAaactgtttgatgaaatgtctgaCAGAAATGTAGTTTCTTGGAACTCTATGCTGTCTGGGTATCTGAAAGCTGGTAACTTAGGCAAGGCTCAGGAATTTTTTGAAGAGATTCCTAAGAAAGATGTTATATCTTGGAATTCTATGGTCTCAGGATATGCCAAATCCGGAGATATGGATTCGGCCTATTCTTTGTTTCAACAAATGCCAGAGAGAAACTTGGCCTCCTGGAACACAATGATCGGTGGTTATGTTGACTGTGGAAGCATAGTGTCAGCAAGAGAATTTTTCAATGCAATGCCGATGCGAAACAATGTGTCTTGGATAACAATGATTGCTGGTTATTCAAAGAGTGGGGATGTTGAGTCTGCTCGAAAGCTCTTTGATAAGATGAATAAAAAGGATTTGCTTTTGTATAATGCTATGATAGCCTGTTATGCTCAAAACAGTAGACCCAAGGAGGCCCTTGAACTTTTCAGTGAGATGATTAAACCAGAAATCTATGTGAATCCAGATAAGATGACTTTGGCCAGTGCCATATCAGCATGTTCACAATTGGCAGATCTAGAATATTGGTGTTGGATTGAGTTACACATGAGTGACTTTGGAATTGTATTGGATGATCACTTGATTACTGCTTTAATTGACTTGTATGCGAAGTGTGGAAGCATCGACCGGGCATATGAGCTATTTCATGGTCTGAAACAGAGGGACTTGGTTGCATACTCTGCAATGATCTACGGATGTGGAATCAATGGAAGGTCATCTGATGCAATCAAGTTATATGAACAGATGCTTGAGGACTGTATTCGGCCGAATTTAGCGATTTACACTGGACTCCTTACCGCTTATAATCATGCCGGTTTGGTCGAAGAAGGTTACCGGTGCTTTAACTCCATGAAGGAAAATGGAGTTGTGCCTTCACTTGATCATTATGGAATCATGGTTGATCTATTAGGGAGAGCAGGATGGTTGAATGAAGCTTATAATCTTATAACAAACATGCCAATGCAACCAAATGCTAGTGTTTGGGGAGCTCTTCTTCTTGCATGCAAAGTACATAACAATGTGGAGCTTGGGGAAATAGCTGTTCAGCACTGCATTAAGCTGGAAAGTGATGTATCTGGTTATTGTTCTCTCCTTTCTAGCATATATGCTGCTGTTGGAAAATGGGATGATGCCAAGAAGTTTAGAATGAGCGAGGAAGGAAAGATCACTAAGGTACCTGGTTGTAGTTGGAAAATCTAA